CGCAACACCGGGATTCAGTTCGTAGCCGATCGTGCGCGCCAGTTCAAGGGCGGAACGCCGTTCTGAAGCGGTTTTCATGAAAGCTTCATTTGCAAATCTTTCCTGGTAAAAAGTAAGGACGTCTAAAACCATTGACCATGCATCAAGGAGAGCGATTGCGGGATCATCCGACGTTCGGACGGTCAGGCTGTTTAGCGGCTTTGTCAATTTCCCATTTTCGGTGAAAACCTGATGATATCGGAGACGCTCCAGCATTCTGTTCATGAAGATTGAGTGTGTACCAATGCGGTAATTCAATGTCGTTAGATGAGGCCTGTTATAAGGCTTCTGGTACTCCTCCATGCTGATATCACATGCTGAAACGCCATGCGAAATACCGTTTATCAAGTTGTTCATAGTCCGCCTTTCATAACGAATTCTATCTTGCCGTTCTCTGGGGCATTCGGAGTATTGTCAAGCCGTGCAATTTCAAGCCGTCCGAATTTCATCACGCCTTCTTCCATCTCTGTTGTTGAGGGGTGACCGAACCGTTGGAAAATATTTACATCGACATGTTCAACGCCATGAATTTTCATGGAGTTCTTTATGATATCGCTGAGGTAAACAGGCTGACCGAAAGTGAAGTTGTCCGGGTGAAAATAACCCCTCTGGCCTCCAGAAATATCACGCGAGCCGAATATATCCTGTAGTGCCTTTTTGATGGTGGTGCGGAGGAAACCGGGTTTTACCTGTACAGTCATTGCAATTTCCAGGGATACGAAACGCGGTGAATCTATTTCAATGTCGTGTCCGGTTAGTCTGAACTTTTCCAGATAGAGTTTCATTTCTTTTTTGAAGTTGGTATCAACAGACCAGCCTCCTTTTCTGTCAACTGTTATAAAAACAGTATGCCAACTCCCGGTCCAGCGGAGGGTGGCTACAGCTTTTTGGACGGCGGGGTGACGCTGTGCCACAAGCGCATAATCTTCGACCGTAACGGCTCTCTCCTGAACGTGGAAGTTTCGCGGAGCGTATAGTTTTACCTGCTCAATGGATTCAGGATCCGTACCACCAATTGCAGGGACAGGATTGAATACTTTGGTAATTCCAACGGTACCTGTTATTATATGCGCAATCGCGTTGCTTCCAATATTCCCTTCTGAGCCGATCCCTGTTCGATATCTCGCTGTGAAAACGGCGCCATCAGAAGGTTTCCTGCCTTGCACGTTATCGCCAAATCTTAAATATGATTTTCCGTTATTTTCTACCTCGACGACAAATTCGGAAGCAAAGCGGTCGCTTGAAAGAAGATCTCTGGCGGATGTCCACTTTTCATTTTCTTTTTCAAGTGTTATGTCAGGCAATACTTTGCGGAAATCCTGTCTGCATATGCTCGATGCTGAATGGCTTTTGCTTTTTTCATGATCGTATAGTTCGCAGTGCGATATGTTCGGATGCGTTAGAACGGTCCGGTTTGATGCCGCATATTGGGATGATAAGACTTTTATATTTTCAACAACCGGACGGCCATGGTCGGCAAGAATAACGTTGCCTCTTGCCACGCTGACATATTTGTTCTTTCCCTCGGCATTTTCAGAGTTCGTATCCAGCTCCCATACACAAAGGGGAAAGGGGAGGGCGTCTTCATGATGCCAGCTTATCTCGGTTACTTTCACCCCGCCGTCGACTACAGGATCGTCCATTGTGATCGGATCGGAATCAAGACGCACGGCATGATTGTGTTCAGGATTGGCATCAATCTCGAGTCCGCTGTTGGGGCCAAGTATTTCCTGGAACACAAGGACATCACCTTTTTTAAGCAGGAGATCTTTGTTGTCACCACGGAGCGTGGCCTTTACAGTTCCTTTTGGGAGACAGCACCTGGTATCACCCCACGTGTGAAAATGAATTTCGTTTCGTGATTCGCGAAGCTCAATGGTATGCAGAGGCTTGAAAATCTGCACATCTTCATTTAGTGCGTTTTTCAGCAACTCTTTGTTGATCGTTCCAGTAGGCGCGTTAAATTTTGTGAGAAACATCGAATCCATATCCAGATTGACGCTTTCGCGAAAGGAAGGATCATACTCAAGGCAGATCCAGACTCTTGCGTTGTTCCCTTCATGGATAAAATAGTCAAGGAGCCGTGCGTGCCGGCGAACAGAGACCCTCTTTCTTGCTGTGCCGAGATATGCTTCTGTAGCTACCGCATCCTGATAGTAACTAAGATAGTCCCCAGCATATGCCAATATTTCGATGAGGGTTATACCTATATCCGCAGGGGTATTTCCTTGCCAGTCCGGCAGTATTATTGCCAATCTGTCCAGCATCAGCTGGCGAAAACTGGAATAGTCTTTCGCCAGATAATCTATGGAAGGATTCGGGAGTAATTTATCGGATACCGGCCGGGTTTCAAGACAATCGAAATCATTTGGGCATTCAACCTTGAATGAAAAAACAACAGAAGACAATATTGGATCAAATCCCGTTGGCGGTTTAAATTGTTGAGGGCCTTCAAGAAGGGAGAGTGTGTAGCGGGAAAAATCTCCAGCCTTGTTAACGGTAAGCACCAGGAGTTTCGGGTCTTTTTCCTTGTCGTATTCAACATTTGTTACATTGATGTCCCTTATCCGCTCTCCGCCGTCGATCATTATATTCTTGGGCGTAATTTCATTTTCATATGTCGGAGGCTTTATCAGGAAAAGGTATATTATTCTTTGACGTTCATTGCTTGATACCACCTCTGAATCGATCACCTCAAGATAATCAATGCCGTTAAGTATTGGCTGGCCATCCGAGGTTAAAGAAGACATCACGGCGACCCTTCGCTTTTCATTGCTGCAGCGGAATTGGGCCATTTTTATGCTTCCCTTGAAAATTCGGCGACATTGCGTTGTCCGCTGTCGCGTTCGAGATAATTTACGGTGATATAAAGTGTGGAGTTCTCGTTTTTCACGATTA
This Nitrospinota bacterium DNA region includes the following protein-coding sequences:
- a CDS encoding putative baseplate assembly protein, which codes for MSSLTSDGQPILNGIDYLEVIDSEVVSSNERQRIIYLFLIKPPTYENEITPKNIMIDGGERIRDINVTNVEYDKEKDPKLLVLTVNKAGDFSRYTLSLLEGPQQFKPPTGFDPILSSVVFSFKVECPNDFDCLETRPVSDKLLPNPSIDYLAKDYSSFRQLMLDRLAIILPDWQGNTPADIGITLIEILAYAGDYLSYYQDAVATEAYLGTARKRVSVRRHARLLDYFIHEGNNARVWICLEYDPSFRESVNLDMDSMFLTKFNAPTGTINKELLKNALNEDVQIFKPLHTIELRESRNEIHFHTWGDTRCCLPKGTVKATLRGDNKDLLLKKGDVLVFQEILGPNSGLEIDANPEHNHAVRLDSDPITMDDPVVDGGVKVTEISWHHEDALPFPLCVWELDTNSENAEGKNKYVSVARGNVILADHGRPVVENIKVLSSQYAASNRTVLTHPNISHCELYDHEKSKSHSASSICRQDFRKVLPDITLEKENEKWTSARDLLSSDRFASEFVVEVENNGKSYLRFGDNVQGRKPSDGAVFTARYRTGIGSEGNIGSNAIAHIITGTVGITKVFNPVPAIGGTDPESIEQVKLYAPRNFHVQERAVTVEDYALVAQRHPAVQKAVATLRWTGSWHTVFITVDRKGGWSVDTNFKKEMKLYLEKFRLTGHDIEIDSPRFVSLEIAMTVQVKPGFLRTTIKKALQDIFGSRDISGGQRGYFHPDNFTFGQPVYLSDIIKNSMKIHGVEHVDVNIFQRFGHPSTTEMEEGVMKFGRLEIARLDNTPNAPENGKIEFVMKGGL